One part of the Trichoplusia ni isolate ovarian cell line Hi5 chromosome 2, tn1, whole genome shotgun sequence genome encodes these proteins:
- the LOC113508513 gene encoding glutamate receptor ionotropic, delta-1 isoform X1 produces MQPIAKYRTMITLQVFCLVTIYLNFITAHYFLTFSHTLFSKFDKLLTLVIDKFLFVQKGAETVSVKEVNYQALAKEINGKNIKVTTYNNTPLSWIENHNGTLVGKGVAFIVMEILRKRFNFTYDVVEPRKNFELGGRVPDDSVIGLVNSTKVDMAAAFLPTLRPYQEQVSFSIILDEGTWVMMLKRPKESAAGSGLLAPFNELVWYLVLAAVVTFGPCITFFTRVRTKLIEDNEGVLPLNPSFWFVYSAFLKQGTNLSPEANTTRVLFVTWWLFMILLSAFYTANLTAFLTLSKFTLAIEDPKDLYDKNYRWVTSAGSSVEHVVKNEGDELYYLNSMISNNHARFLSVRNDKDFLDYVKKGAVLVKEQTVVDHLMFFDYNSKKDVEESDKCTYVLAPKAFMKKQRAFAFPIGSNLKNLFDPVLTKIFQAGILEYLKRSDLPSTKICPLDLRSKDRKLRNSDLIMTYVVMAAGSGIAMAVFAGEVFLKRYVKIKMNKGGKTKKKKVKLSNKKSRIYDDSRPPPYDSLFSRNPKFNVENTRTKMINGREYYIFETGNGDKKLIPVRAPSSFLYRSDK; encoded by the exons ATGCAACCTATTGCGAAGTACCGTACAATGATAACTTTACAGGTGTTTTGTTTGGTGACTATTTACCTTAATTTTATCACTGCACactattttttaactttctctCATACGTTATTTTCAAAGTTTGACAAACTTTTAACTTTGGTAATTgacaaatttttatttgttcaaaaagGAGCAGAAACGGTGTCCGTCAAGGAAGTTAATTACCAAGCTTTGGCAAAAGAAAtcaatggaaaaaatattaaagttactaCATATAAC aATACTCCCTTAAGCTGGATAGAAAATCACAATGGAACTCTTGTTGGGAAAGGCGTGGCGTTTATTGTTATGGAGATATTACGGAAAAGGTTTAACTTTACATACGATGTTGTTGAGCCGAGAAAAAACTTCGAATTGGGAGGAAGAGTTCCCGACGATTCTGTTATTGGCCTCGTGAATAGCACC AAAGTGGATATGGCCGCGGCATTTCTCCCAACATTGAGACCGTATCAAGAACAAGTATCGTTCTCCATCATACTTGACGAGGGCACATGGGTGATGATGCTGAAAAGACCAAAAGAATCTGCTGCCGGCTCTGGATTGCTTGCACCATTTAACGAGCTCGTTTG GTACCTAGTCCTGGCAGCGGTAGTAACATTTGGGCCATGCATAACGTTCTTTACTCGCGTAAGAACTAAACTCATTGAAGATAATGAAGGTGTTCTCCCGCTAAACCCCAGCTTTTGGTTCGTATATAGCGCTTTCTTGAAACAGGGCACCAACTTGTCACCGGAAGCAA ACACGACTCGCGTACTATTCGTTACTTGGTGGTTGTTTATGATCCTGCTCTCGGCGTTCTACACGGCAAACTTGACAGCTTTCTTAACACTGTCCAAGTTTACTCTGGCTATAGAGGATCCAAAGGACTTGTACGACAAGAATTATAGATGGGTCACATCGGCAGGCAGCTCTGTGGAACATGTTGTGAAAAAT GAAGGTGACGAACTATACTACCTAAATTCAATGATCAGTAACAATCACGCGAGGTTCCTATCGGTGAGAAACGACAAGGACTTCTTGGACTACGTCAAGAAAGGCGCGGTACTTGTAAAGGAACAGACTGTGGTGGATCACCTCATGTTCTTTGATTACAACTCCAAGAAAGATGTAGAAGAGTCTGACAAGTGCACTTATGTCCTGGCTCCTAAAGCATTCATGAAGAAACAGCGGGCTTTCGCATTCCCGATTGGAAGCAATTTGAAAAATTTGTTCGATCCTGT ACTCACGAAAATATTCCAAGCCGGTATACTGGAGTATCTCAAACGAAGCGACTTGCCAAGTACTAAGATATGCCCTCTCGATTTGAGGTCTAAGGACCGCAAGCTCAGGAACAGTGATCTCATCATGACGTACGTGGTGATGGCTGCGGGATCAGGAATTGCTATGGCTGTATTTGCGGGCGAG GTATTCCTAAAACGATAcgttaaaatcaaaatgaataaaGGCGGCAAAACGAAAAAGAAGAAAGTCAAACTGTCAAACAAAAAGTCTAGAATCTATGATGACAGTCGGCCTCCACCGTACGATTCGCTTTTCAGCAGAAACCCAAAGTTTAACGTCGAAAATACGCGCACTAAAATGATAAATGGCAGAGAATACTATATATTTGAGACTGGAAATGGTGACAAGAAACTCATACCGGTGAGGGCTCCGTCCTCCTTTCTGTATCGAtccgataaataa
- the LOC113508513 gene encoding glutamate receptor ionotropic, delta-1 isoform X2, whose translation MAGIELIISSICNATYCEVPYNDNFTGAETVSVKEVNYQALAKEINGKNIKVTTYNNTPLSWIENHNGTLVGKGVAFIVMEILRKRFNFTYDVVEPRKNFELGGRVPDDSVIGLVNSTKVDMAAAFLPTLRPYQEQVSFSIILDEGTWVMMLKRPKESAAGSGLLAPFNELVWYLVLAAVVTFGPCITFFTRVRTKLIEDNEGVLPLNPSFWFVYSAFLKQGTNLSPEANTTRVLFVTWWLFMILLSAFYTANLTAFLTLSKFTLAIEDPKDLYDKNYRWVTSAGSSVEHVVKNEGDELYYLNSMISNNHARFLSVRNDKDFLDYVKKGAVLVKEQTVVDHLMFFDYNSKKDVEESDKCTYVLAPKAFMKKQRAFAFPIGSNLKNLFDPVLTKIFQAGILEYLKRSDLPSTKICPLDLRSKDRKLRNSDLIMTYVVMAAGSGIAMAVFAGEVFLKRYVKIKMNKGGKTKKKKVKLSNKKSRIYDDSRPPPYDSLFSRNPKFNVENTRTKMINGREYYIFETGNGDKKLIPVRAPSSFLYRSDK comes from the exons ATGGCCGGCATCGAATTGATTATATCGTCGATATGTAATGCAACCTATTGCGAAGTACCGTACAATGATAACTTTACAG GAGCAGAAACGGTGTCCGTCAAGGAAGTTAATTACCAAGCTTTGGCAAAAGAAAtcaatggaaaaaatattaaagttactaCATATAAC aATACTCCCTTAAGCTGGATAGAAAATCACAATGGAACTCTTGTTGGGAAAGGCGTGGCGTTTATTGTTATGGAGATATTACGGAAAAGGTTTAACTTTACATACGATGTTGTTGAGCCGAGAAAAAACTTCGAATTGGGAGGAAGAGTTCCCGACGATTCTGTTATTGGCCTCGTGAATAGCACC AAAGTGGATATGGCCGCGGCATTTCTCCCAACATTGAGACCGTATCAAGAACAAGTATCGTTCTCCATCATACTTGACGAGGGCACATGGGTGATGATGCTGAAAAGACCAAAAGAATCTGCTGCCGGCTCTGGATTGCTTGCACCATTTAACGAGCTCGTTTG GTACCTAGTCCTGGCAGCGGTAGTAACATTTGGGCCATGCATAACGTTCTTTACTCGCGTAAGAACTAAACTCATTGAAGATAATGAAGGTGTTCTCCCGCTAAACCCCAGCTTTTGGTTCGTATATAGCGCTTTCTTGAAACAGGGCACCAACTTGTCACCGGAAGCAA ACACGACTCGCGTACTATTCGTTACTTGGTGGTTGTTTATGATCCTGCTCTCGGCGTTCTACACGGCAAACTTGACAGCTTTCTTAACACTGTCCAAGTTTACTCTGGCTATAGAGGATCCAAAGGACTTGTACGACAAGAATTATAGATGGGTCACATCGGCAGGCAGCTCTGTGGAACATGTTGTGAAAAAT GAAGGTGACGAACTATACTACCTAAATTCAATGATCAGTAACAATCACGCGAGGTTCCTATCGGTGAGAAACGACAAGGACTTCTTGGACTACGTCAAGAAAGGCGCGGTACTTGTAAAGGAACAGACTGTGGTGGATCACCTCATGTTCTTTGATTACAACTCCAAGAAAGATGTAGAAGAGTCTGACAAGTGCACTTATGTCCTGGCTCCTAAAGCATTCATGAAGAAACAGCGGGCTTTCGCATTCCCGATTGGAAGCAATTTGAAAAATTTGTTCGATCCTGT ACTCACGAAAATATTCCAAGCCGGTATACTGGAGTATCTCAAACGAAGCGACTTGCCAAGTACTAAGATATGCCCTCTCGATTTGAGGTCTAAGGACCGCAAGCTCAGGAACAGTGATCTCATCATGACGTACGTGGTGATGGCTGCGGGATCAGGAATTGCTATGGCTGTATTTGCGGGCGAG GTATTCCTAAAACGATAcgttaaaatcaaaatgaataaaGGCGGCAAAACGAAAAAGAAGAAAGTCAAACTGTCAAACAAAAAGTCTAGAATCTATGATGACAGTCGGCCTCCACCGTACGATTCGCTTTTCAGCAGAAACCCAAAGTTTAACGTCGAAAATACGCGCACTAAAATGATAAATGGCAGAGAATACTATATATTTGAGACTGGAAATGGTGACAAGAAACTCATACCGGTGAGGGCTCCGTCCTCCTTTCTGTATCGAtccgataaataa